The Pigmentiphaga aceris DNA segment CACGCCCCCGGTGCCACCAGTGCCGCGCTTGAAGCCGATCACGCGTTCCACGGTCGTCACGTGGCGAAAGCGCCAGAGCCGGAAAGCGTCTTCGATGTCAGTGAGCTTTTCGCCTAACTGGTACAGGTCCCAGTGTTGCTTCGGGTTGCGGTAGACGGCGAGCCAGGCTTGCTCCACCACGTCGCTCGCCACATAAGGCTGTGTCCAGTCGCGTTCTACGTATTCCGACGGTATGGCCAGGCCGCTGCGCGCCAGCAGGCGCAGCGCTTCATCGTAGAGCGATGGGGCACAGTAGGCCGCTTCTACCTGTGCGAGCAGATCGGCACGGTGCGCGTGGGGCTTGAGCATCGCCGCGTTCTTGTTGCCCAGCGAGAACTCGATGCAACGGTACTGCGCGCTCTGGAAGCCGCTCGAACTCGCGAGGTAAGGCCGCATTGCGCTGTACTCGGGCGGCGTCATGGTCGATAGCACCGTCCATGCGTTCACGAGCTGTTCCATGATGCGCGTTACGCGGGACAGCATCTTGAAGGCATCGGGCAACTGCTCGGTGGCGATGCAGTGCGTGGCTGCGGTCAGCTCGTGCAGCATGAGCTTCATCCACAGCTCGCTGGTTTGATGCTGCACGATGAAAAGCATCTCGTCGTGCGCCGGTGATAGCGGATGCTGCGCGTTCAGGATCTGGTCCAGGTGCAGGTAGTCGCCGTAGCTCATCGACTGGCTGAAGTCGAGTTGCGCCTTTTCGTCCTGAACAATTTTCTCGGTCTGATGCATCTCAGGTCACCGCGTTTTTCTGATTGAACTCGGGGCGCCGCCACTCTTCTTTTTCCAGCACTTGCACGAAGTGTTCGACCGAATGCCAGACGTCCTCGAAGCTCAGGTACAGCGGCGTGAAACCGAAGCGCAGGATATGCGGCGTCTGCGCGTCGCCAGCGCGGAAGTCACCAATTACCCCGCGGGCAATGAGCGCCTGCACGATGGCGTACGCCGCATTGCCCTGCGCTTCGGCGGCATCGGCCATCGCCAGGCACACCTGCGATCCGCGCTGGCCGTGTTCACGTGGCGTGACGAGCGTGAAGCGGCCAGGGCAGCGTGCCTCGATCAGGGCGATGAAGGCGTCGGTCAGCGCGAGCGACTTGATGCGCAGCGCTGACATCGGCTCGCCGTCGGCGTTGAAGGGCTCAGCGGCCAGCACGGTGTCGAGTCCGCATTCAAGCGCCGACAGGCTGATGATCGGTTGCGTGCCGCACAGGTAGCGCGCCGCGCCCGGTGCGGGCTGGTAATGCGGCGTGAACGCGAAAGGTGCGGCGTGGCCAAACCAGCCAGACAGCGGCTGCTCGAAGCGGCTCGCATGGCGCGCGTTCACCCACACGAAGGCAGGCGCGCCGGGGCCACCGTTCAAATACTTGTAGCCACAGCCGATCGCGAAGTCGGCATTGCATGCGTTGAGCTTGACCGGTACTGCGCCCGCGCTGTGCGCCAGGTCCCACACGGTGAGTGCACCGGCGGCGTGTGCCGCTTCTGTCAACGCGGCCATGTCGTGCATGACGCCGGTGCGGTAGTTGACGTGCGTAAGCATCAGCACCGCAACCTCAGGCGTGAGCGCGGCGGGAATATCCTCGACGCGTTCCACCAGCTTAAGCGTGAAGCCGCGTTCGCGACAGAGCGATTCGGCGATGTACAGGTCGGTCGGGAAGTTGCTGCGCTCGCTCACGACGGTGCGGCGTTGCGGCTCGCCGCTGTCGATCGCCTGGCTCATGGCGGCGAACAGCACTTTGTAGAGGTTGATCGAGGTGCTGTCGGTACACATCACTTCGTCCGGCGCGGCACCGATCAGCCGAGCCAACTTGTTGCCCAGGCGCTGCGGCATGTCGATCCAACTGGCGGTGTTCCAGGAGCGGATCAGGCCATTGCCCCATTCCTGCGCCACCACGTCGGCGACGCGCGCGGGGGTGGCGGTCGGCATCACGCCGAGCGAGTTGCCGTCGAGGTAGATCACGCCGTCGGGCAGGGTGAACAGGTCGCGCAGTTCGCGCAGCGGGTCGGCGTGATCGAGAGCGCGGCAATCGTCGAGGGTCATGTCACTGTCCATGAGTTTGATGCAGGTTGGCGGGGCACATCGTGGAACCGGCTTTGTCGGGCCATTGGTTATTCCCCCGAGAGGGGGCAGCGCAATACGAAGCGCTAGTACGGGGGAAAGTTCATAGACTGCGCAGCACTGCGCGAACGGGGGAAGCGTCGGCGCTCACCAGCTTCAGCGGCAGTGCGATGAGTTCGTAGTCGCCTTCGGGCACATCGTCGAGCACGAGGTTTTCGAGCACGCGCAGGTTCATGCGGCGGATGACCTGGTGGCTGTCGAGCGTCTTGCTGTCGGCTGGGTCGATGCTGGCGGTGTCGATGCCGATCAGCGTCACGCCGAGCGCGGCAAGGCGTTCGATAGTGGCCGGTGCGTAGGCGGCAAGGGCACCGTCCCATTCGACAGGTGCGCGCTGGTAGGTACGCACCAGCACGCGCGACGGGAGATCTTTGATGGCATGCGCGATGTGCGCCCACTCGATCAACGGCCCACACGCGATGGCGTGAATCACGCGGCAAGGGCCGAGGAAGGGCGTGAGGTCGATGTCGCCGATCGTGGTGCCGTCGGGGGCGTAGTGCAGGGGCGCATCGGCGTGCGCACCGACGTGCGGCGACAGCGTGATCTCGCTGACGTTCACGGGGCAACCCGGGCCTATGCTTGCGGCCCAGCGCTGCTGGTAGGGCGTGTCGCCGGGAAAGACCGGAGAGCCTTCGTGCACAGGTGGGGAGATATCCCAGATTCGTTTTGTCATGCTGCCAAATTAGCGTTGGGCGGTAGCGCGTGGTGTCGCTTATTTCCAACGGCCGCATGAAAAGCGTTCTGCAAGGCAGACCGTTGCGACAGCAGCAGGGCGCATGCCCTGCTTTGCTTGCGGCCTTGGGCGCGCGACCTGATGCGTCCAGGTAGTGCGACGGGCGCTTGCCCACTGCCCGCAGGTTAATATCGTGGTCGCTCCGGGGTGCACATCAGTGCTGAGATCCAGACCCGTGAACTTGAACCGGTTAATCCCGGCGGAAGAAGAGCATTCACCTTGATGTGACGGCACGCCCAAATAGGAGCGTGCCGCATGGGGAGCCTTCGGAGCATCGTTGCACAGCTCAGGAAGGACGTTCATGGATAAGCTCGCCCCGCTGGTCGCGGACATTCTCGACTTCATTGCGGCGGACGGCTGCTCGGACGATCAGTTCGATGCCCTCGCGCTTCGCCTGTTTGCCCATCAATTTGCCGCCAATGCGCCGTATCGCAGCTTCTGCCAGCAGCGTGGGGTGACCACGCGCAAGGTCAACACCTGGCGGGATATTCCGGCGGTGCCTATCGATGCGTTCAAGGCAACGGAATTGCGCTGTGCGCCGCCGTCTGAGCAGGAACGCGTTTTCATGACCAGCGGCACGACACGTGCCGATACGCGCGGACGTCACTTTCATCCGCTGCTGGATGTCTACGACCTTTCGATGATCCGCAATTTTGCGCAGCGCTTCATGCGTGGCGACGCGCGAATGCCCATGGGCGTGTTGTTCCCCGACGAAGTGGCCATGCCGAATTCATCGCTCGCGCATTATCTGGCGCTGGCGAAGTCGACATTCGGGTCGGACGACAGCCGCTATTTCATGACGCCGCAGGGCATTGACCTGCCCGCGCTGTGGCAGACCCTGGACGCTGCCGTTGCGCGCGGTGAGCCGTATGCGCTGCTGGGCGCGAGCTACAGCATTGTCCACGTGCTGGATGCCTTGCAGGCGCAGGGCAAGCGTTTCCAGCTGCCTGCGGGAAGCCGCATTCTGGACACCGGCGGCTACAAGGGGCAGTCACGCGAGTTGCCGCTTGAGACCTTCTATGCTTCGCTGTCGGACCTGCTGGGCGTGCCGCGTACGCACTGCATCAACATGTACGGTATGACTGAACTGAGCACGCAGTTCTATGACGACGGCAATGCCGAGGTGCCGTCGGTCAAGTCTGGGCCGCACTGGATTCGTTCGCGCCTGGTAGACCCGGTTTCCGGGCAGGACGTAGCCCCCGGCGAACGCGGCATTCTGGTGCATTGCGACCTGGCCAATTTCAATTCGGTCACGACCATCCTGACCGAAGATGTCGGTGTGGCGCGCGGGGCAGGGTTCCTGCTGCTGGGACGTGCCGAAGGCGTGGACGCCAAGGGATGTTCGCTGGCGGTGGAAGAGTTCCTGCGGGCAACTTCGGCATGACGACGCACACGGTCCAGGCCGGGTACCTGCCCGGACTGACGGCGGATGAAGTCGCATGGCAGCAGTTGAGCTTCTCGCAACATGGCACGCGCGTGGACGTGGCCGTGCCCATGCTGACCGCGTTGCAGATGAATGCGCTGGCCGAGCGCGTGCGCCGCGCCAGTGCCTTGCATCTGAAGACCATGAGCGTGTCGGACATCATTGGCGTGATCGACCGCGCAATGGCCCGTCTGCTGGATCGCGACGATCCGTTCCGGCAACAGGCAGACCAGTGGTTGCCGGTGGTCACGGGCTTCGACGCCGACATGGTGCGCCTGGGGCTGACAGCATTTTTCAAGACGTTCCGCGCACCCCAGTTGCACCGTTTCGTGGCCGAGGATTTTGCGAATCCCAAGGTGCTGGATGGTTTTCAGCCGACGCCCAAGGGCGGGGCGGTTCGTGCCTTCGGCCCGGACTTGCTGGTGCACAGCTGGGCCGGCAATGTCCCGGCGCTGGCCTTATGGAGCTTTGTCTGCGGCCTGTTGGTGAAGGCTGGCAATATCGGCAAATTGCCCAGCGCCGAGCCGCTTTTCGCCGGGTGGTTCGCGCGTTTGCTGGCCGAGGTGCATCCGCCTTGGGTGGAGTGCATGGCGGTGGTGTGGTGGCGCGGTGCGGGCGACGACGGCGCGGCCGAGTTGTATGCGCAGGCCGACACCGTGGTGGCCTATGGCGGCAATGATTCGCTGGACGCCATTCGCAAGCGCTTGCCGGTGACCACCCGCTTTTTGCCTCACGGCCACAAGCTAGGCGTCGGCCTGATTGGCGTGTCGGCGCTCGACACTTTGAAAGCACCGCCACTGGCGCGCCTGGCCGCCTGGGACGTGATGCGTTATGACCAGCAAGGGTGTTATTCGCCCCACGTCTTTTACGTGGAACGGGGCGGCGCGGTTACGCCACGTGCCTTTGCCGATTACCTGGCAGCGGAATTGGCCAACTTGCATCGGCGCTTCCCGCGTCGGGCACAGGGTCTTGATGATGCCGCTGCGGTGGCCAAGTGGCAGCAGGCATTCGAGTGGAAGTTGCTTGCCGCCGAGCACAGGCAGGACGCCTTGATCGGCGGGCCGACCACTGCCTGGCAAGTGGCATACCGCGACCAGCTTCAGCCGTTGGCACCCACGGCGCTTCAACGCAGCATTCAGGTGGTGGCGGTTGACGCGCTGGAATCGGTGATGCCCGTCATCGGCGCACAGCGCCGGTATCTTCAGACTGCCGGGGTCGCCGCGTCGCCAGAAGCGCTTTATCGCTTGGCCGATATGCTGGGCGCGGCCGGTGTGACGCGGATCAGTGCCATCGGCGCGATGAGTGCGCCGGAAGCAGGCTGGCACCACGATGGCCGCTTCAACCTGCTGGACCTGGTGCGCATGACCGAAATCGAGAACTCAGCCGAAATGGCTGCGCAGCCGCTGGCGCGATATGCAGATTGAATCTCACGCATCCCCGCAGGCGTTCTTGTCATGAGTTTCATGGACATCCAGAACGTGGTGTTCACCTACCCGGGCAGACCGCCCGTGGTGGACGGCATCGACTGGCAGATCGAGGCGGGTGAGATCCACTGCC contains these protein-coding regions:
- the kynA gene encoding tryptophan 2,3-dioxygenase, with the protein product MHQTEKIVQDEKAQLDFSQSMSYGDYLHLDQILNAQHPLSPAHDEMLFIVQHQTSELWMKLMLHELTAATHCIATEQLPDAFKMLSRVTRIMEQLVNAWTVLSTMTPPEYSAMRPYLASSSGFQSAQYRCIEFSLGNKNAAMLKPHAHRADLLAQVEAAYCAPSLYDEALRLLARSGLAIPSEYVERDWTQPYVASDVVEQAWLAVYRNPKQHWDLYQLGEKLTDIEDAFRLWRFRHVTTVERVIGFKRGTGGTGGVSYLRKMLDVVLFPEIWRLRTEL
- the kynU gene encoding kynureninase, with the translated sequence MTLDDCRALDHADPLRELRDLFTLPDGVIYLDGNSLGVMPTATPARVADVVAQEWGNGLIRSWNTASWIDMPQRLGNKLARLIGAAPDEVMCTDSTSINLYKVLFAAMSQAIDSGEPQRRTVVSERSNFPTDLYIAESLCRERGFTLKLVERVEDIPAALTPEVAVLMLTHVNYRTGVMHDMAALTEAAHAAGALTVWDLAHSAGAVPVKLNACNADFAIGCGYKYLNGGPGAPAFVWVNARHASRFEQPLSGWFGHAAPFAFTPHYQPAPGAARYLCGTQPIISLSALECGLDTVLAAEPFNADGEPMSALRIKSLALTDAFIALIEARCPGRFTLVTPREHGQRGSQVCLAMADAAEAQGNAAYAIVQALIARGVIGDFRAGDAQTPHILRFGFTPLYLSFEDVWHSVEHFVQVLEKEEWRRPEFNQKNAVT
- the kynB gene encoding arylformamidase, encoding MTKRIWDISPPVHEGSPVFPGDTPYQQRWAASIGPGCPVNVSEITLSPHVGAHADAPLHYAPDGTTIGDIDLTPFLGPCRVIHAIACGPLIEWAHIAHAIKDLPSRVLVRTYQRAPVEWDGALAAYAPATIERLAALGVTLIGIDTASIDPADSKTLDSHQVIRRMNLRVLENLVLDDVPEGDYELIALPLKLVSADASPVRAVLRSL
- a CDS encoding long-chain fatty acid--CoA ligase; the encoded protein is MDKLAPLVADILDFIAADGCSDDQFDALALRLFAHQFAANAPYRSFCQQRGVTTRKVNTWRDIPAVPIDAFKATELRCAPPSEQERVFMTSGTTRADTRGRHFHPLLDVYDLSMIRNFAQRFMRGDARMPMGVLFPDEVAMPNSSLAHYLALAKSTFGSDDSRYFMTPQGIDLPALWQTLDAAVARGEPYALLGASYSIVHVLDALQAQGKRFQLPAGSRILDTGGYKGQSRELPLETFYASLSDLLGVPRTHCINMYGMTELSTQFYDDGNAEVPSVKSGPHWIRSRLVDPVSGQDVAPGERGILVHCDLANFNSVTTILTEDVGVARGAGFLLLGRAEGVDAKGCSLAVEEFLRATSA
- a CDS encoding acyl-CoA reductase, producing the protein MTTHTVQAGYLPGLTADEVAWQQLSFSQHGTRVDVAVPMLTALQMNALAERVRRASALHLKTMSVSDIIGVIDRAMARLLDRDDPFRQQADQWLPVVTGFDADMVRLGLTAFFKTFRAPQLHRFVAEDFANPKVLDGFQPTPKGGAVRAFGPDLLVHSWAGNVPALALWSFVCGLLVKAGNIGKLPSAEPLFAGWFARLLAEVHPPWVECMAVVWWRGAGDDGAAELYAQADTVVAYGGNDSLDAIRKRLPVTTRFLPHGHKLGVGLIGVSALDTLKAPPLARLAAWDVMRYDQQGCYSPHVFYVERGGAVTPRAFADYLAAELANLHRRFPRRAQGLDDAAAVAKWQQAFEWKLLAAEHRQDALIGGPTTAWQVAYRDQLQPLAPTALQRSIQVVAVDALESVMPVIGAQRRYLQTAGVAASPEALYRLADMLGAAGVTRISAIGAMSAPEAGWHHDGRFNLLDLVRMTEIENSAEMAAQPLARYAD